In Triticum urartu cultivar G1812 chromosome 6, Tu2.1, whole genome shotgun sequence, the following proteins share a genomic window:
- the LOC125513277 gene encoding spliceosome-associated protein 130 A-like produces MYLYSLTLQRATGAVCAVIGSFSGRDSKKSNAAGSSTQEIAVARGGTLDLLRPDPETGRLRTLLSVDVFGAIRSLAQFRLTGATKDYLVVGSDSGRLVILEYSPDRNRFDKVHQETFGKSGCRRIVPGQLLSVDPKGRALCIAALEKQKLVYVLNRDASARLTISSPLEAHKSHTLTFALTALDCGFDNPVFGAIELEYGDSDRDPTGQAASHAQKLLTFYELDLGLNHVSRKVSEPIDNGANMLVTVPGGADGPSGLLVCCDNFVLYRNQGHPEVRAVIPRRVDLPAERGVLIVAAATHRQKSLFFFLLQTEYGDIFKVDLDHHGDTVSELRIKYFDTIPVASAICVLRSGFLFAASEFGNHALYQFRDIGRDVDVESSSATLMETEEGFQPVFFQPRALKNLVRIDEIESLMPIMDMRIANLFDEETPQVYTACGRGSRSTLRILRPGLAISEMARSMLPAEPIAVWTVKKNINDMFDAYIVVSFANVTLVLSIGETIEEVSDSQFLDTTHSLAVSLLGEDSLMQVHPNGIRHIREDGRVNEWRTPGKKTITKVGSNRLQVVIALSGGELIYFEMDMTGQLMEVEKQDMSGDVACLAIAPVPEGRQRSRFLAVGSYDNTIRILSLDPDDCLQPLSVQSVSSAPESLLFLEVQASVGGEDGADYPANLFLNAGLQNGVLFRTNVDMVTGQLSDTRSRFLGLRPPKLFPCIVSHRQAMLCLSSRPWLGYIHQGHFLLTPLSCDTLESAASFSSDQCSEGVVAVAGDALRIFTIERLGETFNETSIPLRYTPRKFVILPKKKYLAVIESDKGAFSAEQREAAKKECLEAAGAAENGNGNGDQMENGDGQEDGEESNALPDEQYGYPKAESEKWASCIRILDPRSRDTTCLLELQDNEAAVSICTVNFHDKEHGTLLAVGTTKGLQFWPKRSLASGFIHIYKFVNEGKSLELLHKTQVEEVPLSLCQFQGRLLAGVGSVLRLYDLGKRKLLRKCENKLFPRTIVSIHTYRDRIYVGDMQESFHYCKYRRDENQLYIFADDSVPRWLTAANHIDFDTMAGADKFGNIYFARLPQDLSDEIEEDPTGGKIKWEQGKLNGAPNKVEEIVQFHVGDVVTCLQKASLIPGGGECLIYGTVMGSVGALLAFTSREDVDFFSHLEMHLRQEHPPLCGRDHMAYRSAYFPVKDVIDGDLCEQYPALPADMQRKIADELDRTPGEILKKLEDIRNKII; encoded by the exons atGTACCTCTACAGCCTGACGCTGCAGCGGGCGACGGGCGCCGTGTGCGCCGTCATCGGCAGCTTCAGCGGCCGCGACTCGAAGAAGTCGAACGCCGCGGGCTCCTCCACGCAGGAGATCGCCGTCGCCCGCGGCGGCACGCTCGACCTCCTCCGCCCGGACCCGGAGACGGGCCGCCTCCGCACGCTCCTCTCCGTCGACGTCTTCGGCGCCATCCGCTCGCTCGCCCAGTTCCGCCTCACGGGGGCCACCAAGGACTACCTCGTCGTCGGCTCCGACTCCGGCCGCCTCGTCATCCTCGAGTACTCACCCGACCGCAACCGCTTCGACAAGGTCCACCAGGAGACCTTCGGCAAGTCCGGCTGCCGCCGCATCGTGCCCGGCCAGCTCCTCTCCGTCGACCCCAAGGGCCGGGCGCTCTGCATCGCCGCCCTCGAGAAGCAGAAGCTCGTCTACGTCCTCAACCGCGACGCCTCCGCCCGCCTCACCATCTCCTCCCCGCTTGAGGCGCACAAGTCCCACACGCTCACCTTCGCCCTCACGGCCCTCGACTGCGGATTTGACAACCCTGTCTTTGGTGCCATCGAGCTTGAGTACGGTGACTCTGACCGTGACCCCACAGGGCAGGCTGCTAGCCACGCGCAGAAGCTCCTCACCTTCTACGAGCTCGACCTGGGGCTCAATCATGTTTCCCGCAAGGTCTCCGAGCCGATTGACAATGGTGCTAATATGCTAGTGACAGTGCCTGGTGGTGCTGATGGGCCTAGCGGGCTTCTTGTTTGCTGTGACAACTTCGTCCTGTACCGGAACCAGGGACACCCGGAGGTGCGTGCTGTCATTCCACGCCGTGTTGACCTCCCGGCTGAGCGTGGCGTCCTCATAGTTGCTGCTGCGACGCACAGGCAGAAGAGCCTGTTCTTCTTCTTACTACAGACTGAGTATGGTGATATCTTTAAGGTTGACCTGGACCACCATGGTGATACTGTTAGTGAGCTCAGGATCAAATATTTTGACACCATACCTGTGGCATCTGCTATCTGTGTGCTGCGGTCAGGTTTCCTCTTTGCTGCTTCTGAGTTTGGCAACCACGCACTTTACCAATTCCGTGATATTGGCCGGGATGTGGATGTTGAGTCCTCCTCTGCGACACTGATGGAGACAGAGGAGGGGTTCCAGCCAGTGTTCTTTCAGCCGAGGGCACTCAAGAACCTTGTCCGGATTGATGAGATAGAGAGCCTCATGCCAATCATGGATATGCGTATTGCAAATTTATTCGATGAGGAAACACCCCAGGTGTACACAGCTTGCGGCCGTGGCTCACGCTCCACGCTGCGGATCCTTAGACCTGGCCTTGCCATCAGCGAGATGGCCCGATCAATGCTGCCTGCTGAGCCCATTGCTGTTTGGACTGTCAAGAAGAATATCAACGACATGTTTGACGCCTACATTGTTGTGTCCTTTGCTAATGTCACACTTGTGCTCTCAATTGGAGAGACCATTGAAGAAGTCAGCGACAGCCAGTTCCTGGACACCACTCACTCACTGGCAGTTTCGCTCCTTGGTGAGGACTCTCTCATGCAGGTCCACCCGAACGGTATCAGGCATATCAGGGAGGATGGCCGTGTCAATGAGTGGAGGACGCCTGGGAAGAAAACTATCACCAAGGTTGGATCAAACCGGCTCCAGGTGGTAATTGCCCTCAGTGGTGGAGAGCTCATCTATTTTGAGATGGATATGACAGGTCAGCTCATGGAGGTGGAGAAGCAGGACATGTCTGGTGATGTCGCGTGCCTGGCCATTGCTCCGGTTCCTGAAGGGAGGCAAAGGTCCCGTTTTCTCGCAGTTGGCTCCTATGATAACACCATCAGGATACTCTCCCTTGACCCCGATGACTGCTTGCAGCCTCTTAGTGTACAAAGTGTGTCCTCGGCTCCGGAATCTCTCTTGTTCTTAGAAGTACAGGCATCAGTTGGTGGCGAGGATGGTGCAGATTATCCAGCCAACCTTTTCCTTAATGCTGGTTTGCAGAATGGTGTCCTTTTCCGAACCAATGTTGACATGGTCACTGGCCAGCTATCAGACACACGGTCTCGATTCCTTGGTCTGAGACCTCCAAAGCTGTTTCCCTGCATAGTTAGCCACCGACAAGCAATGCTTTGCCTGTCCAGCCGCCCCTGGCTTGGCTATATACATCAAGGTCACTTCCTCTTGACACCACTCTCATGCGACACACTTGAGTCTGCTGCGTCGTTCTCTTCTGACCAGTGCTCAGaaggtgttgttgctgttgctggaGACGCTCTGCGTATTTTCACCATCGAACGTCTGGGAGAGACATTCAATGAGACATCTATCCCTCTGCGTTACACCCCGAGGAAATTTGTGATTCTACCAAAAAAGAAATACCTTGCAGTCATTGAGAGTGACAAGGGTGCATTTAGCGCAGAACAGCGAGAAGCTGCTAAGAAGGAGTGCCTTGAGGCTGCTGGTGCGGCGGAAAATGGAAATGGTAATGGGGATCAAATGGAGAATGGTGATGGTCAAGAAGATGGTGAGGAGAGTAACGCACTTCCTGATGAACAATATGGTTACCCAAAGGCAGAATCAGAAAAGTGGGCTTCCtgcattagaattcttgatccGAGGAGCAGGGACACAACTTGTCTTCTGGAATTGCAGGACAATGAGGCAGCTGTCAGTATTTGCACCGTGAATTTCCATGATAAGGAGCATGGTACTCTTCTGGCTGTTGGTACTACCAAGGGATTGCAGTTCTGGCCAAAGAGGAGCCTCGCTTCTGGTTTCATCCACATATACAAGTTTGTCAATGAAGGGAAGTCGCTTGAACTTCTTCACAAAACACAAGTGGAGGAAGTGCCTCTTTCTTTGTGCCAGTTTCAGGGACGGTTGCTTGCAGGTGTTGGTTCAGTGCTCAGGTTATATGATCTTGGGAAgagaaagttgctcagaaaatgTGAAAACAAGCTTTTCCCAAGGACAATAGTGTCTATTCATACTTACCGTGATAGGATCTATGTTGGTGATATGCAAGAG TCGTTTCATTATTGCAAGTACAGACGGGACGAAAACCAGCTGTATATCTTCGCTGATGACAGTGTTCCTAGATGGCTTACAGCAGCAAATCACATAGATTTCGACACTATGGCAGGAGCCGACAAGTTTGGGAACATATATTTTGCTCGTCTTCCCCAGGATCTCTCAGATGAAATTGAGGAAGACCCAACTGGAGGCAAGATTAAATGGGAGCAAGGGAAGTTAAATGGTGCTCCAAACAAAGTGGAGGAGATTGTGCAGTTTCATGTTGGTGATGTTGTGACATGTTTGCAGAAGGCTTCTTTGATACCTGGCGGAGGTGAATGCCTTATTTATGGGACTGTAATGGGTAGTGTGGGAGCACTGCTTGCATTCACCTCAAGGGAAGATGTTGACTTCTTCTCTCACTTGGAGATGCATCTCCGCCAGGAGCATCCACCATTATGTGGAAGAGATCACATGGCCTACAGATCTGCTTATTTCCCAGTGAAG GATGTAATTGATGGCGATCTCTGTGAGCAGTATCCAGCCCTCCCAGCTGATATGCAGAGGAAGATTGCCGATGAGCTCGACCGAACTCCAGGTGAAATCCTGAAGAAGCTGGAAGACATCAGAAACAAAATCATCTAG